The following nucleotide sequence is from bacterium.
TGTGAAGAATGCGATCCACGGCACCTATCATGCGATCCGCCAGAAGCATCTGCCGCGCTATCTGGCCGAATACTGCTATCGCTTCAACCGGCGATTCGATCTGGCGAGCATGCTCGCCCGGCTGGCTACCGCCGCGGCGAACACGCCGCCTATGCCTTACCGGCTCGTAAAGTTGGCTGAGGCTCATTGGTAA
It contains:
- a CDS encoding transposase, translated to VKNAIHGTYHAIRQKHLPRYLAEYCYRFNRRFDLASMLARLATAAANTPPMPYRLVKLAEAHW